The following coding sequences are from one Clostridioides difficile ATCC 9689 = DSM 1296 window:
- a CDS encoding aminopeptidase, whose translation MNLKYEFKNAWDFERKENTIEQIMQYSRNYMEFLSKSKTERLSVKEIIKLAKENNYISIDEAMEKGSISCGDKIYVINKEKAVALFVIGKNYIEKGMKIIGSHIDSPRLDLKPNPLYQESNLGFFKTHYYGGIKKYQWTAIPLALHGIVILNDGTKVDISIGEEDSDPVFCVTDLLIHLAGDQMQKKLSEGISGEALNILIGNIPLEDEEKEPITANILKILNEKYNIVEEDLLSAEIEVVPAGKARDLGLDRSMVLGYGHDDRVCSYAAVKAILETEQPEFTSVALCVDKEEIGSKGNTGMHSKFFENTVAELIALEGDYCDIKVRRALANSKVLSADVSAGYDPNFGEAYEKRNSAYMGNGVVLTKYTGSRGKSGCNDANAEFMSEVKGIFNKGNVIWQTAELGKVDQGGGGTIAHILANQGAEVIDCGVGVLNMHAPHEIVSKVDIYEMYKGYKAFFNINL comes from the coding sequence ATGAACTTAAAGTACGAATTTAAGAATGCTTGGGATTTTGAAAGAAAAGAAAATACTATTGAACAAATTATGCAATATTCTCGCAATTATATGGAGTTTTTAAGTAAGTCAAAGACTGAAAGACTTTCAGTAAAAGAAATTATAAAATTGGCTAAAGAAAATAACTATATTTCAATAGATGAAGCTATGGAAAAAGGAAGCATAAGTTGTGGTGATAAGATTTATGTCATAAATAAAGAGAAGGCAGTAGCACTTTTTGTAATAGGTAAAAATTATATAGAAAAAGGTATGAAGATTATAGGAAGCCATATAGATTCACCAAGATTAGATTTAAAACCAAATCCACTGTATCAAGAGAGTAATCTAGGTTTTTTTAAGACTCATTATTATGGTGGAATAAAAAAATACCAATGGACGGCTATTCCACTTGCTTTACATGGTATAGTTATATTAAATGATGGAACAAAAGTGGACATATCTATTGGGGAAGAAGATAGTGACCCAGTATTTTGTGTAACTGATTTATTGATTCATTTGGCTGGAGACCAAATGCAAAAGAAACTATCAGAAGGAATTAGTGGAGAAGCTTTAAATATATTAATTGGGAATATTCCTTTAGAAGATGAAGAAAAAGAACCTATAACAGCAAATATATTAAAGATTTTAAATGAGAAATACAATATAGTTGAAGAAGATTTATTAAGTGCTGAAATTGAAGTAGTTCCAGCTGGTAAGGCTAGAGATTTAGGGCTTGATAGGTCTATGGTGTTGGGATATGGGCATGATGATAGGGTATGTTCATATGCTGCTGTAAAAGCTATACTAGAAACTGAACAACCAGAATTTACTTCAGTTGCATTATGTGTAGATAAAGAAGAAATTGGTTCTAAAGGGAATACAGGTATGCACTCAAAGTTTTTTGAAAATACTGTGGCTGAACTGATTGCTTTAGAAGGAGATTATTGTGATATTAAAGTAAGAAGAGCTTTAGCAAATAGTAAGGTATTATCAGCTGATGTTTCTGCTGGATATGACCCAAATTTTGGAGAAGCATATGAAAAGAGAAATTCGGCATATATGGGAAATGGAGTAGTTTTAACTAAGTATACAGGTTCAAGAGGAAAGAGTGGATGTAATGATGCTAATGCTGAATTTATGTCAGAAGTAAAGGGAATTTTTAATAAAGGAAATGTAATATGGCAAACTGCTGAACTTGGAAAAGTAGACCAAGGAGGAGGCGGAACTATAGCCCATATATTGGCAAATCAAGGTGCAGAGGTTATAGACTGTGGTGTTGGAGTTTTAAATATGCATGCACCACATGAGATTGTCTCTAAAGTAGACATATATGAAATGTATAAGGGATATAAGGCATTTTTTAATATAAATTTATAA
- a CDS encoding GntR family transcriptional regulator, giving the protein MDEKRQKKEMDLEVNSFVPLYQQLYDNIKKQIASGIYKPGDKLPSEGDLCKEFNISRITVRNALNELVKEDILCKKRGKGTYVTIPERIEATCAGNSFTNSCHRINAKPSTKIISVLIKKADKQVAEALSIELEEKVICIKRLRLIDEVPVIFEVDYFRIDYMFLLKEELEDKSLMEVISNNISTLPKRVENIFEVKHSNKEYSDHLKCASNMPLLKVRQSVYTENNDVLYYNEQFIRSDKYKYAVSAEI; this is encoded by the coding sequence ATGGATGAAAAGAGACAAAAAAAAGAAATGGATTTAGAAGTAAATTCCTTTGTTCCTTTATATCAACAACTATATGACAACATAAAAAAACAAATAGCATCTGGCATATATAAACCAGGAGATAAACTTCCATCTGAAGGAGACTTATGTAAAGAATTTAATATAAGTCGTATAACTGTGAGAAATGCACTTAATGAACTTGTAAAAGAAGATATATTATGTAAAAAACGTGGTAAAGGGACTTATGTAACAATACCAGAGAGAATAGAAGCAACATGTGCAGGAAATAGTTTTACTAATTCTTGTCATCGTATTAATGCAAAACCAAGTACCAAAATAATCTCTGTTTTAATAAAAAAAGCAGATAAGCAAGTAGCTGAAGCTTTAAGTATTGAACTAGAAGAGAAGGTAATATGTATTAAAAGACTTAGATTAATAGATGAAGTACCTGTTATTTTTGAAGTTGACTATTTTAGAATAGATTACATGTTTTTATTAAAAGAAGAATTAGAAGATAAATCTTTAATGGAGGTTATATCTAATAATATAAGCACATTACCTAAACGAGTAGAAAATATATTTGAAGTAAAACATTCAAACAAAGAATATTCTGACCATCTTAAATGTGCAAGTAATATGCCACTATTGAAAGTAAGACAATCGGTGTATACAGAAAATAATGATGTCTTATATTACAATGAGCAATTTATAAGAAGTGATAAGTACAAATATGCAGTATCAGCAGAAATATAA
- a CDS encoding PTS sugar transporter subunit IIA, translating to MKKIILASHGDFSKGLLNAVKMIVGDLADCVSSYGLYPGQSASDFALELEKTISEDKECEYIILSDLYGASVCTAMLRLTNLHNVRLFSGMNLNMVLELLTRFSDELTVEDIDQLVEESRRGIQSVTLQIKEEEEVF from the coding sequence ATGAAAAAGATAATATTAGCATCTCATGGAGACTTTTCAAAAGGGCTTTTAAATGCAGTAAAAATGATAGTAGGAGATTTAGCAGATTGTGTCAGTTCGTATGGTTTGTACCCTGGACAAAGTGCTTCAGATTTTGCTTTAGAATTAGAAAAAACAATATCAGAAGATAAAGAATGTGAATATATAATTTTATCTGACTTATATGGAGCAAGTGTATGTACAGCAATGTTAAGATTAACTAATCTACATAATGTTAGGTTATTTTCTGGAATGAATTTGAATATGGTATTAGAACTTCTTACAAGGTTTTCTGATGAATTAACAGTTGAAGATATAGACCAATTAGTGGAAGAATCTAGAAGAGGGATACAAAGCGTGACATTACAAATTAAAGAAGAAGAAGAGGTATTTTAG
- a CDS encoding BtpA/SgcQ family protein, with amino-acid sequence MKKKGILSVFKSKKPIIAMIHLKGDTPEDIFERAKKEITIFEENGVDGIMLENYYGNYYDLERILEYVSKANLSIPYGVNCLNVDTMGFELATKYNASYIQVDSVVGHVKPRDEATLEEFFKLQRSKCPAYLIGGVRFKYQPVLSENDVEEDLKIGMTRCDAIAVTENATGQETSMEKIELFRKNLGDFPLVIAAGVTLENAKKQLKLGDMAIIGSYFKDNYKDFGDVSVEHVKTFMDEIKKIREEL; translated from the coding sequence ATGAAAAAAAAGGGAATATTATCAGTATTTAAAAGTAAAAAACCAATTATAGCAATGATACACTTAAAAGGAGATACTCCAGAAGATATCTTTGAAAGAGCTAAAAAAGAGATTACAATCTTTGAAGAAAATGGTGTAGATGGAATAATGTTAGAAAATTACTATGGTAATTATTATGATTTAGAAAGAATACTTGAATATGTATCAAAAGCTAATTTATCAATACCATATGGAGTAAACTGTTTAAATGTTGATACTATGGGATTTGAACTGGCAACAAAATATAATGCTAGTTATATACAGGTTGATTCTGTAGTAGGTCATGTTAAACCTAGAGATGAAGCTACTTTAGAAGAGTTTTTTAAATTACAACGTTCAAAATGCCCAGCGTATTTAATTGGAGGCGTACGTTTTAAATATCAGCCAGTATTATCAGAAAATGATGTTGAAGAAGATTTAAAAATAGGAATGACAAGATGTGATGCTATAGCAGTTACAGAAAATGCTACAGGTCAAGAAACATCAATGGAAAAAATAGAACTGTTTCGTAAAAATTTAGGAGACTTCCCATTGGTTATAGCTGCTGGAGTTACATTGGAAAATGCAAAAAAACAGCTTAAATTAGGAGATATGGCAATAATAGGAAGTTACTTTAAAGATAATTACAAAGATTTTGGGGATGTTAGTGTAGAACACGTAAAAACATTCATGGATGAAATCAAAAAAATTAGGGAGGAATTATAA
- a CDS encoding PTS sugar transporter subunit IIB, whose amino-acid sequence MIKLVRVDHRLIHGQVAFTWTKFLSTDCILIASDDLLKDELRMAGLKMAKPSNVKLVMKSIADSIKALNSGVTDKYNLLILCESVEDVYRLAKEVKAIKSINLGGTKSDDNRENISKAVHVSKDDIKMIKELDSEGVNVFVQLVPDDDATNVMKLI is encoded by the coding sequence ATGATTAAATTAGTAAGAGTAGACCACAGACTTATACATGGACAAGTAGCATTTACATGGACAAAGTTTTTAAGTACAGACTGTATATTGATAGCAAGTGATGACTTATTAAAAGATGAATTAAGAATGGCAGGACTTAAAATGGCTAAACCATCTAATGTTAAGTTAGTAATGAAAAGCATAGCAGATTCTATAAAAGCACTTAACTCAGGTGTTACTGATAAATACAACTTATTGATACTTTGTGAATCTGTAGAAGATGTTTACAGACTTGCTAAAGAGGTAAAAGCTATTAAATCTATAAACCTTGGTGGAACAAAATCAGATGATAATCGTGAAAATATATCTAAAGCAGTGCATGTATCAAAAGATGATATAAAGATGATTAAAGAGTTAGATTCAGAAGGCGTAAATGTATTTGTACAATTAGTTCCTGATGATGATGCTACAAATGTAATGAAATTAATATAA
- a CDS encoding PTS mannose/fructose/sorbose/N-acetylgalactosamine transporter subunit IIC, which translates to MEFTQVILITLIAFFAYMHSFVGSTMHNRPIVVAPLVGLALGNLHTGIVIGSTLELVFMGAFPVGASNPPDFVSGSIIATAFVILTGQDVSAAVVLAVPIATLVLLIDNFLMTVVLTWGAHIADRYAEEGNIEGVERVQLLFGIGNKLILAIIVGIGFSLGVPVIEKILSFIPSYVTHGMDVAAGVIPAIGFAMLARMMLNKKTVAFLLLGFILVAYLNITVTGVALFGLAIALIYVNFVGEKEVIVDDNEF; encoded by the coding sequence ATGGAATTTACACAAGTTATTTTGATAACTCTAATTGCATTCTTTGCATATATGCATAGTTTTGTAGGTTCTACAATGCATAATAGACCTATAGTTGTTGCACCACTTGTTGGTTTAGCACTAGGTAATCTTCATACAGGTATAGTAATAGGTTCAACATTAGAATTAGTATTTATGGGTGCATTTCCTGTTGGGGCAAGTAATCCTCCTGATTTTGTGTCTGGTTCTATTATTGCCACAGCGTTTGTAATATTAACGGGTCAAGATGTATCAGCAGCAGTTGTACTTGCAGTTCCTATAGCAACTCTAGTATTGCTTATAGATAACTTCTTAATGACAGTAGTACTTACATGGGGAGCTCATATTGCTGACCGTTATGCAGAAGAGGGGAATATTGAAGGCGTAGAACGTGTGCAATTATTATTTGGTATAGGAAATAAATTAATATTAGCAATAATAGTAGGTATAGGATTTTCATTAGGTGTTCCAGTAATAGAAAAAATACTTTCATTTATACCATCATATGTAACTCATGGAATGGATGTTGCAGCAGGCGTGATTCCAGCAATAGGTTTTGCCATGTTAGCTAGAATGATGCTTAATAAGAAAACAGTAGCATTTTTATTATTAGGATTTATATTGGTTGCTTACCTAAACATAACAGTAACAGGAGTTGCATTGTTTGGATTAGCAATAGCTTTAATATATGTTAACTTTGTAGGAGAGAAGGAGGTAATAGTAGATGACAACGAGTTCTAA
- a CDS encoding PTS system mannose/fructose/sorbose family transporter subunit IID, translating to MTTSSKKLETISPDSKITRKDFWKCFRRSLTLDSSWNYERMQNIAYAYMMAPIIRRLYKDDKEKKSKALKRHLEFMSVTPHISTLLVGISGAMEEENAKNKEFDANSINAVKSSLMGPVSGIGDSFFWGTLKLIAAGVGIALASQGNIMGPILFLLIINVPHFIIRYICLDKGFKYGTQFFKDVSGSSIVSKVMEAASMLGLMVIGGMTASNVMLKLSVNVGSGEWAEPIQTYLDQIMPCMLPAMIFGIMYWLLGKKVKTTTILISVMIICIVLAAIGVV from the coding sequence ATGACAACGAGTTCTAAGAAGTTAGAGACAATTTCACCAGATAGTAAAATAACGAGGAAAGACTTTTGGAAATGTTTTAGAAGGTCATTGACATTAGATTCATCTTGGAACTACGAACGTATGCAAAATATAGCATATGCATACATGATGGCACCAATAATCCGTAGATTATATAAAGATGATAAAGAAAAGAAATCTAAGGCTTTAAAAAGACATTTAGAATTTATGTCAGTTACTCCTCATATAAGTACTCTTTTGGTAGGTATATCTGGAGCTATGGAAGAAGAAAATGCAAAGAATAAAGAATTTGATGCTAATAGTATAAATGCTGTTAAATCAAGTTTAATGGGTCCAGTTTCTGGGATAGGAGATTCATTTTTCTGGGGAACATTAAAGCTTATAGCAGCTGGGGTTGGTATAGCTTTAGCTTCTCAGGGTAACATAATGGGACCGATTTTATTCCTTTTAATAATAAATGTTCCTCATTTTATTATACGCTATATATGTCTAGATAAAGGATTTAAGTATGGAACTCAATTCTTTAAAGATGTGAGTGGTTCAAGTATAGTTTCAAAAGTTATGGAAGCAGCTTCAATGTTAGGGCTTATGGTAATTGGAGGTATGACTGCATCTAATGTAATGTTAAAACTTAGTGTTAATGTAGGTAGTGGAGAATGGGCAGAGCCTATTCAAACTTACTTAGACCAAATAATGCCATGTATGCTTCCAGCTATGATATTCGGTATTATGTATTGGTTATTAGGAAAAAAGGTAAAGACAACTACGATATTAATTTCAGTTATGATTATTTGTATAGTATTGGCTGCTATTGGAGTAGTATAA
- a CDS encoding selenium metabolism-associated LysR family transcriptional regulator gives MDFKQLEVFVAVAKHQSFSKAARELFLTQPTVSAHIQNLERELETVLINRSNKVITLTKSGEILYEHAIYILNNCKRAIYDIKEYSGKIEGIIDIACSSIPETYILPDFMKSFSMSYPDVKFSISHYDSQYAISEILNERISFGLVGSKINNPQIEYLDLLDDELVLITPSDFKIDNKNNCIDIGELAYLNFIMRKEGSGTRNLILNTLSKNNFPVSKLNVIAHVESNEAIKEMVRLGLGVSFISYISAIDYLNAGKIKCYKIKDVDFTRKFFFIYSKKKTFSPLEDKFLNRLCEYFEIII, from the coding sequence ATGGATTTTAAACAACTTGAAGTATTTGTTGCTGTTGCAAAACATCAGAGTTTTTCAAAGGCTGCAAGAGAACTTTTTTTAACTCAACCTACTGTAAGCGCACACATACAGAATTTAGAGAGAGAGCTAGAAACTGTTCTTATAAATAGAAGCAACAAAGTTATTACACTCACAAAATCTGGTGAAATTCTTTATGAACATGCTATATATATATTGAATAATTGCAAACGTGCAATTTATGATATAAAAGAATATTCAGGAAAAATAGAAGGTATCATAGATATAGCATGTAGTTCCATACCTGAAACTTATATTTTACCTGATTTTATGAAGAGTTTTTCTATGAGTTATCCAGATGTAAAATTTTCCATAAGCCATTATGATTCTCAATATGCTATATCAGAAATTTTAAATGAACGAATAAGCTTTGGATTAGTTGGTTCTAAAATCAATAATCCTCAAATAGAGTACCTAGACTTATTAGATGATGAACTTGTTCTTATCACTCCTTCAGATTTTAAAATTGATAATAAAAATAATTGTATCGATATAGGAGAATTGGCTTATCTAAATTTTATTATGAGAAAAGAAGGGTCAGGTACAAGAAACTTAATACTAAACACACTTAGTAAAAATAACTTTCCAGTAAGTAAATTAAATGTAATCGCTCATGTAGAATCAAATGAGGCTATTAAGGAAATGGTTAGATTAGGTCTTGGAGTATCCTTTATATCGTACATTTCAGCTATTGATTATCTCAATGCAGGTAAAATAAAATGTTATAAAATAAAGGATGTTGATTTTACTAGAAAGTTTTTCTTCATTTACTCTAAAAAGAAAACTTTTTCCCCATTAGAAGATAAATTTCTAAACAGATTATGTGAGTATTTCGAAATTATAATATAA
- a CDS encoding molybdopterin molybdotransferase MoeA has protein sequence MIELEDAIKIIEKNVLPINRVKIVNLIDAVNKVVAEDIYSTIDSPPFDRSPYDGYAYNANSENRNLKVIGTLYAGDVFNRVLNKNEAVKIMTGGKIPQGANCVIKKEDVTVIGDMITLNIKLKEYDNYIFKGEDIKKGQLIINKNQNIGYDGIGVLASIGISKVTVYDDLKVGILNTGTELQDINETLENGKIYDSNRYTLYSRLLKLGIQADTICNCSDDILELEKKVKNMLQSVDFLITTGGVSVGDKDLIPDVFKKIGATELFWKINIKPGGACYVGTLGEKLLFGLSGNPHAAIVVFDNVIVPVIEHLTYKKGTHHIKAIFKGEFNKLSNKDRFVSGKLYTSEGKLYVELNDKKDAKARLSATLRSNCMIKIKKNETIKENQLVDVVIR, from the coding sequence ATGATAGAATTAGAAGATGCCATAAAAATTATTGAAAAAAATGTTTTACCAATAAACAGGGTCAAGATAGTAAATCTTATAGATGCAGTAAATAAGGTAGTTGCAGAAGATATATATTCAACAATTGATAGTCCTCCATTTGATAGGTCACCCTATGATGGTTATGCATATAATGCAAATTCTGAAAATAGAAATTTAAAGGTTATAGGGACTTTGTATGCAGGAGATGTATTTAATAGGGTATTAAATAAAAATGAAGCAGTGAAGATAATGACTGGTGGAAAGATACCACAGGGTGCAAATTGTGTAATAAAAAAAGAAGATGTAACAGTTATAGGTGATATGATAACTTTAAATATAAAATTAAAGGAATACGATAATTACATATTTAAGGGTGAGGATATAAAAAAGGGGCAATTGATTATTAATAAAAATCAGAATATAGGATATGATGGTATTGGAGTATTAGCAAGTATTGGAATATCCAAAGTAACTGTTTATGATGATTTAAAAGTTGGAATTTTGAATACAGGTACAGAACTACAAGATATAAATGAGACTTTAGAGAATGGTAAAATATACGATAGTAATAGATATACCTTATATTCAAGATTATTAAAACTTGGAATACAAGCAGATACAATATGCAATTGTTCTGATGATATATTGGAGTTAGAAAAAAAGGTAAAGAATATGTTACAGAGTGTAGATTTTTTAATTACCACAGGTGGTGTTTCTGTTGGAGATAAAGATTTAATTCCAGATGTATTCAAAAAAATAGGGGCAACAGAATTATTTTGGAAGATAAACATTAAACCTGGTGGAGCTTGTTATGTAGGTACATTGGGAGAAAAGCTATTATTTGGTCTTTCTGGTAATCCACATGCAGCAATAGTGGTATTTGATAATGTGATAGTTCCTGTTATTGAGCATTTAACATATAAGAAGGGAACACATCATATAAAAGCTATATTTAAAGGAGAATTTAATAAACTTTCAAATAAAGATAGATTTGTAAGTGGAAAACTATATACAAGTGAAGGTAAATTGTATGTAGAGCTAAATGATAAGAAAGATGCAAAAGCTAGATTATCTGCAACTCTAAGAAGTAATTGTATGATTAAGATTAAAAAGAATGAGACAATAAAAGAAAATCAATTAGTGGATGTTGTTATTAGATAG
- the mobB gene encoding molybdopterin-guanine dinucleotide biosynthesis protein B, with amino-acid sequence MLLLDSFMKGHNFMYNILSVVSYSGVGKTTLIEGIIKELNKKGYRVGVIKHTCHDFDMDEEGKDTYKHRKSGARKVCIISDKRVAYIEELKEKNPLYKMIQLYEDMDLIIIEGYKNYRFKRLEVTRKGKYEDILSNKSDLIGIVSDIEYKLNIEQFNLNDYKNISKYIESCIKNEILSISNVEIKNILKE; translated from the coding sequence ATGTTGTTATTAGATAGTTTTATGAAAGGACACAATTTTATGTATAATATATTGTCAGTTGTCTCATATTCAGGAGTAGGTAAAACTACGTTGATTGAAGGCATAATAAAAGAATTAAATAAAAAAGGGTATCGTGTTGGAGTTATTAAACATACCTGTCATGATTTTGATATGGATGAGGAAGGAAAAGATACTTATAAACATAGAAAATCTGGGGCGAGAAAAGTCTGTATAATATCAGATAAACGAGTAGCATATATTGAAGAACTAAAAGAGAAGAATCCATTATATAAAATGATTCAATTATATGAAGATATGGACTTGATTATCATAGAAGGATATAAAAATTATAGATTTAAAAGATTGGAAGTAACTAGAAAAGGTAAGTATGAGGATATTTTATCTAATAAGTCTGATTTGATAGGTATTGTCAGTGATATAGAATATAAATTGAATATTGAACAGTTTAATTTAAATGATTATAAAAATATATCAAAGTACATAGAGTCTTGTATAAAAAATGAAATTTTAAGTATAAGCAATGTTGAAATAAAAAACATATTAAAAGAATAA
- a CDS encoding PTS sugar transporter subunit IIB, which translates to MKKILVACGAGIATSTIVCDRVERLVKENNIQAEVEQCKIAECSTKQEGADLIVSTTILPTTYDIPTIKATGYITGINTTALDKKILNALK; encoded by the coding sequence ATGAAAAAAATATTAGTAGCCTGTGGAGCAGGAATCGCAACATCAACAATAGTTTGTGACAGAGTAGAAAGATTGGTTAAAGAAAATAATATACAAGCAGAAGTTGAGCAATGTAAAATTGCTGAATGTTCAACAAAACAAGAAGGTGCTGATTTAATCGTATCTACTACTATACTACCAACAACTTATGATATACCTACAATAAAGGCAACAGGATATATAACAGGTATAAATACAACAGCATTAGATAAAAAGATATTAAATGCATTGAAGTAG
- a CDS encoding ABC transporter ATP-binding protein yields MIKQFVKYYKPYKKIFTLDLIAAFLFSLCDLVYPMITRNIMDDVVPNKNLRMLVVFAVALILIFIAKAGLNYFMQYWGHVIGVDMQADMRNEVFTHLQRLPNTYFDNNKSGVTMSRIVNDLMDITELAHHGPEDLFISIVMLVGSFFILIDINIPLTLIIFAILPFIIWFAIAKKDKMNIAFMKSRVTIGDVNATLENSIAGMKVTKSFCTEKEELNKFVRSNKLFRRARQDSYKVMAEYYSGMNLYMDILEWVVVIAGGYFTYIGKITLGDFAAYILYVKMFIQPMKKLINFTEQYQNGMTGFKRFIEIMEQDHQKEAKNPIELENVKGDIEIENISFTYEDKTQVLDNLSLSIKAGKTIALVGPSGGGKTTLCNLLPRFYEFDKGDIKIDGKSIKDVSLKSLRKNIGIVQQDVFLFTGTIRDNILCGNPNATDEEMIAAAKKARIHDFVETLPDGYDTYIGERGVKLSGGQKQRISISRIFLKNPPIIILDEATSALDNVTEREIQESLEELSKDRTNLVVAHRLTTIKNADEIIVLTDKGIEERGTHEELVNKNGVYSRLHNN; encoded by the coding sequence ATGATAAAACAATTTGTCAAATATTATAAGCCATATAAGAAAATTTTTACACTAGACCTTATAGCAGCTTTTCTATTTTCCTTATGTGATTTAGTTTATCCTATGATAACTAGAAATATAATGGATGACGTTGTTCCAAATAAAAACTTAAGAATGTTAGTAGTTTTTGCAGTAGCACTTATACTTATATTTATAGCAAAAGCAGGGCTTAACTATTTTATGCAGTATTGGGGACATGTTATTGGTGTAGATATGCAAGCTGATATGAGAAATGAGGTATTTACACACTTACAAAGACTTCCAAATACGTATTTTGATAATAACAAATCTGGAGTAACTATGTCTAGAATAGTAAATGATTTAATGGATATAACAGAACTTGCACATCATGGGCCTGAAGATTTATTCATTTCTATAGTAATGTTGGTTGGTTCATTCTTTATACTTATAGATATAAATATTCCTCTTACGCTTATAATATTTGCTATATTACCGTTTATAATTTGGTTTGCAATAGCTAAAAAAGATAAGATGAATATTGCTTTTATGAAGAGTAGAGTTACTATAGGTGATGTAAATGCTACTTTAGAAAATAGTATAGCAGGTATGAAGGTAACTAAGTCTTTTTGTACTGAGAAAGAAGAGTTAAATAAGTTTGTAAGAAGCAATAAATTATTTAGAAGAGCAAGACAAGATTCTTATAAGGTAATGGCAGAATATTACTCTGGTATGAATTTATACATGGATATCTTAGAGTGGGTAGTTGTAATAGCTGGTGGTTATTTTACTTATATAGGAAAGATTACTTTGGGTGATTTTGCTGCTTATATACTATATGTAAAAATGTTTATACAACCTATGAAAAAATTAATAAACTTTACAGAGCAATATCAAAATGGTATGACAGGTTTTAAAAGATTCATAGAGATAATGGAACAAGACCATCAAAAAGAAGCTAAAAATCCTATTGAACTTGAAAATGTAAAAGGTGACATTGAGATAGAAAATATATCTTTCACATATGAAGATAAGACTCAAGTTTTGGATAATTTAAGTTTATCTATAAAAGCTGGTAAGACTATAGCATTAGTTGGACCTTCTGGAGGAGGAAAGACTACATTATGTAATCTATTGCCAAGATTTTATGAATTTGATAAGGGTGATATAAAAATTGATGGAAAGAGTATAAAAGATGTTAGTTTAAAATCATTGAGAAAAAATATAGGTATAGTTCAACAAGATGTATTTTTATTTACAGGAACTATAAGAGATAATATTCTTTGTGGGAACCCTAATGCTACAGATGAAGAAATGATAGCTGCTGCTAAAAAAGCTAGAATACATGACTTTGTAGAGACTTTGCCAGATGGATATGATACTTATATAGGAGAAAGAGGCGTAAAATTATCAGGTGGGCAAAAACAAAGAATTTCAATTTCAAGAATCTTTTTAAAGAATCCTCCAATAATAATATTGGATGAGGCTACATCTGCTTTAGACAATGTAACAGAAAGAGAAATTCAAGAGTCTTTAGAGGAATTAAGTAAAGATAGAACAAATTTAGTTGTTGCACATAGATTGACTACTATAAAAAATGCTGATGAAATCATAGTATTGACGGATAAAGGAATTGAAGAAAGAGGTACTCATGAAGAGCTAGTAAACAAAAATGGAGTATATAGTAGGTTACACAATAACTAG